In Helianthus annuus cultivar XRQ/B chromosome 3, HanXRQr2.0-SUNRISE, whole genome shotgun sequence, a single window of DNA contains:
- the LOC110927960 gene encoding glutaredoxin translates to MKEWRNKVNDYNPYFVLGNLWESLMEWSAYGAGVPLVLNESDSVVHYNVPYLSDIQLYVDPTTPLTKRSKTWCGYCKSVKKLFSELNVSYKVIELDEESDGGEIQSTLKEWTGQSIVPNVFIGGKHIGGSDAIMEKHRAGKLVPLLTEAGAIANASAQL, encoded by the exons ATGAAGGAATGGAGGAATAAAGTAAACGATTACAACCCATATTTTGTACTTGGGAATCTTTGGGAGTCTTTAATGGAATGGAGTGCATATGGAGCTGGAGTTCCTCTTGTGTTGAATGAAAGTGATTCAGTTGTTCACTACAATGTTCCTTATTTGTCCGACATTCAACTTTATGTAGATCCGACAACACCCCTAACCAAAAGAAG CAAGACTTGGTGTGGCTATTGCAAGAGCGTGAAGAAACTGTTCTCCGAGCTTAACGTGTCCTATAAGGTTATCGAACTGGATGAAGAAA GTGATGGAGGTGAAATCCAATCCACTCTAAAGGAGTGGACCGGTCAGAGTATTGTTCCTAATGTATTCATAGGTGGGAAGCACATTGGTGGCTCGGATG ctattatGGAGAAGCATCGAGCTGGGAAGCTGGTGCCGTTGCTAACCGAAGCAGGTGCCATTGCGAATGCCTCTGCACAGCTCTGA